The segment GTTCCTCGTTGGAACCAGCATCACAAAAATTAAGTACAGATGCAGAAACACTTACTTCAGTAGGAGTATTTATGAGTACAGTACTCCCATCAGTTCCATCTGCACATCCTGAAAACATAAATGTAAGTCCCATTAAAGAAGTACTTACAAGTAATTTTGTATTTAATGCCATTCTTTTCCCTTTTAGAATATATAATAGTATGTTTGAATAATTGTGTAACATGGCGATCTTTTCATCTATATAGTATCCAAGACCCATAGATTTCTGACCCTGCCTCACAACAGGTGT is part of the Sulfurovum xiamenensis genome and harbors:
- a CDS encoding ELWxxDGT repeat protein, translated to TPVVRQGQKSMGLGYYIDEKIAMLHNYSNILLYILKGKRMALNTKLLVSTSLMGLTFMFSGCADGTDGSTVLINTPTEVSVSASVLNFCDAGSNEELWTTDGTEAGTVLVKEIVPDIYGSRPREVTVAGGISFFSATDNGAASGVELWKSDGTEAGTVLVKDINPGTAGSDPQQLAAVNGILYFSA